Proteins encoded together in one Rana temporaria chromosome 6, aRanTem1.1, whole genome shotgun sequence window:
- the LOC120944461 gene encoding putative proline-rich protein 21, giving the protein MPSFTHRHAQLYTSPRPAPHIATPSFTHRYTATPNFTHRHAQLHTSPRPAPHIATPSSTHRHAQFHTSLHRHAQLHTSPRPAPHIATPSSTHRHAQLHTSPRPAPHIATPSFTHRYTATPNFTHRHAQLHTSPRPAPHIAMPSFTHRHAQLYTSPRPALHITTPSFTHHHAQLHTSPRPASHIATPSSTHRHAQLHTSPRPVSHIAILPPPTSHSATPSFTHRHAQLHTSPCPAPHIATPSFTHRYTATPNFTHHHAQLHTSPRPTSHIATPSSTHRHAQLHTSPRPASHIATPSFTVATPSFTRRHAQLHTSPRPASPFRHAHLHTSPCPAPHIATSSFTHHHVQLHTSPRPASRIATSHNISGGR; this is encoded by the coding sequence ATGCCCAGCTTCACACATCGCCATGCCCAGCTTTACACATCACCACGCCCAGCTCCACACATCGCCACGCCCAGTTTCACACATCGCTACACCGCCACGCCCAACTTCACACATCGCCACGCCCAGCTTCACACATCGCCACGCCCAGCTCCACACATCGCCACGCCCAGCTCCACACATCGCCACGCCCAGTTTCACACATCGCTACACCGCCACGCCCAACTTCACACATCGCCACGCCCAGCTCCACACATCGCCACGCCCAGCTCCACACATCGCCACGCCCAGCTCCACACATCGCCACGCCCAGCTCCACACATCGCCACGCCCAGTTTCACACATCGCTACACCGCCACGCCCAACTTCACACATCGCCACGCCCAGCTCCACACATCGCCACGCCCAGCTCCACACATCGCCATGCCCAGCTTCACACATCGCCATGCCCAGCTTTACACATCACCACGCCCAGCTTTACACATCACCACGCCCAGCTTCACACATCACCACGCCCAGCTCCACACATCGCCACGCCCAGCTTCACACATCGCCACGCCCAGCTCCACACATCGCCATGCTCAGCTCCACACATCGCCACGCCCAGTTTCACACATCGCTATACTGCCACCCCCAACTTCACACAGCGCCACGCCCAGCTTCACACATCGCCATGCCCAGCTCCACACATCGCCATGCCCAGCTCCACACATCGCCACGCCCAGTTTCACACATCGCTACACCGCCACGCCCAACTTCACACATCACCACGCCCAGCTCCACACATCGCCACGCCCAACTTCACACATCGCCACGCCCAGCTCCACACATCGCCACGCCCAACTTCACACATCGCCACGTCCAGCTTCACACATCGCCACGCCCAGCTTCACCGTCGCCACGCCCAGCTTCACACGTCGCCACGCCCAGCTTCACACGTCGCCACGCCCAGCTTCACCCTTTCGCCACGCCCATCTCCACACTTCGCCATGCCCAGCTCCACACATCGCCACGTCCAGCTTCACACATCACCACGTCCAGCTCCACACATCGCCACGCCCAGCTTCACGCATCGCCACATCACAcaatatatctggagggcggtga